GCGACGGTTACTCTCGCGGCTGGGCACAGAAGTGGTACGACAGATTTAAGCCGTTTTAGCTGCCAGCTCTCAGCCGTCAGCTATCAGCTTCCAGTATTCAAACTTTGCTTCCTGATATGAACAAGAAACTACTCATCGCTTCGCTCGCCTTTTTTTCGGCCCTGCTGGGTATTTGTGCCTCGCAAGTTGAAGCTCGTACCGCGTTGCGAAATATTTGCCGCATCAAGGGGCAGGAAGAGAATGTTCTGCGTGGGCTGGGACTTGTCGTCGGTCTGAACGGCACGGGAGAAGCCGGCGATCCGGCGACGATGCGTGCGTTGGCACGGGCGATGGAGGTGATGGGTAGTCCGGTCCCCGAGGCAACGCTCACGGCCAGTGGCAAGAATGAGCTCGCCAAAATCAAGAACGTGGCCATCGTCATGGTGACGGCAACCATCCCCGCTACGGGAGCACGTCGCGGTGACAAGCTCGATTGTCATCTCAGTGCGATCACTGGGAAGAGTCTCGCCGGCGGGCGTTTGGCGTTTGCCGCCTTGCAAGGGCCGAATACTAGGGATCGTCGCGTCTACGCTCTTTGCGAAGGCGATATCATGCTGGATGACGAAAAGCTGCCGACTGTCGCTCGCATCCACAATGGTTGCCAGATGGAAGAGGATGTCTTTACGCCGCTTGAGCAAGATGGCTACGTGACCCTGATTCTAGACCGACACCACGCCAACTTCCAAACGGCCACCGAGGTTGTTGAGTCGGTACGCCGGAGTTTCTCCGATGAGAACGAAGAAATGGTGAAAGCGGTGAACGCGGCCAACATTGTCGTGCAGATTCCCGAGCAGTATCGCGGAGAACCGGTCACGTTTCTCGCTGACCTGTTGGACATCAACGTTTACTCGCCTGAGCCTGAAGCTCGCGTAGTGATCAACCCCCGCTCAGGGAGCATTGTCATTAGTGGTGATGTGACGATCGGTGAAGTGGTCGTCTCGCACAAGAACGTGGTGATCGAAATCACTGAACAGGCGAAATTCGAAGCCATCGGCGACGAACAAGCCCCTAACGCTCGGCTGCAGTCTTTGGTCACAGCGCTCGACTCGTTGAAAGTTCCTGCTGAGGATGTGATCGACATCATTCAGGGAATCGAAGCGAACGGGAAGCTGCATGGGCAACTGATTATGAAATAGCGAGCCGTGTCGTCCTCGACCACTGCCATCAACCATTTCTCAACAGATTCTCAGAACTATGGATATCAACCCTTCACAACTTACTGCTGTTAAGCCACTGCGTGTTACGAGTACGGGTGATGAGCAGAAACTTGAAGCGGCTCGAGAGTTGAAGCAGGCTTATGGCGATTTCATTGGGAAATCGTTCTTCGGCCAACTCATGAAATCGATGCGATCGACGGTTGGTAAGCCGGCCTACTTCGATGGCGGACGGGCAGAAGAGGTTTTTCGCGGGCAGCTTGATCAGACGCTGGCCGACCACATGACCGTTGCCAGTGCCGACAAGATTGCCGACCCAATGTTCCGGCACCAGTTTCCCGAGCATGCTGAGCTTTTGCGTCAAGCTGAGGAGCAGGCTCAGGACAGCTTGACCGATCTGACTGCATTGCAACGCCGCTAGTAGTAGCCCTATCGCTCCGCGATAGGAAAGCAACCGATTGAATAACGACGCACAGCTGAAAAGCCTGCCAGCCATTCATTTTATTCAGCAATTCCTGTCGCCCCAGCGACAGGGCTACTGTGACCTGCCAAGGACGAAACTCTCGTGACCGAATCAGAAAACGCAACGCTACCTCTTGAATCTTCGTGGGATGCCGAGGTCGCGGCGTTGCTGGAGCGACTCTCGACAGCACAGTCCGGGTTGCTTTCGTTGCTAGCATCCAAGCGCGCACTGATCATGCAGAAGGATCATCAGGCTTTGGAACTGCTAGCACCCGAGGAGGCTGCACTGAGCGCCGAGTTGGCGGCTTGTCATCAGCAACGTGAGGGGCTGCTCGCTCGTGCTGCTCGAGAGGGATTGCCGGGAAAAACGCTCACGGACGCTTGCGAAAATCTCCCTAATAAAGCTGGCAAGGCGTTATCGAAACCGCTAGCAGAAGCTCGCCAACGGAGTGAGTTGATACGTCACGAATGCTTAGCGCAATGGGTGATCGTCCAGCGGACCGTGCTGCATTTGTCACAGATGTTGGAAATAGTCGCTACTGGCGGGCGTACGAAGCCGACTTATGACAATGGGGCATCGCAGAGTAAGACCGCGATGCGTGCTAGCAGCGGTTCGTTGATGGACAAGGCTGTCTAGCACACTTTTCAAACCAGCTAGACAAGCACGCAGCGAAAGCTAGTGAATTAGCGTTCGAGAGAATCATTCACTCGCTTGCGTGCCGTGCTTGTATGAATTGACTGTTCGACCATGTCGCTGTTCGGTTCCATACAGATTGCGGGTAATACGCTCAACGCCATGCAGATTGGTCTGCAGGTGGTGGGCAACAATATTGCCAATGCCAACACGCCCGGCTACATCCGCGAGAAGGCGATCTTTTCTCCTGCGCCGACGCAGCAGATTGGGAATCTCACGCTTGGCCTAGGCGTCGAAGTTGAAGCGATTGTCCAGAACCTCGACAAGTTTGTCGTGGATCGGCTGCGTGACGCTGCGGGCGATCGGGCGAGCGCTGATATCCAAGAAAAAGTCTACCGT
The genomic region above belongs to Lacipirellulaceae bacterium and contains:
- a CDS encoding flagellar basal body P-ring protein FlgI, whose amino-acid sequence is MNKKLLIASLAFFSALLGICASQVEARTALRNICRIKGQEENVLRGLGLVVGLNGTGEAGDPATMRALARAMEVMGSPVPEATLTASGKNELAKIKNVAIVMVTATIPATGARRGDKLDCHLSAITGKSLAGGRLAFAALQGPNTRDRRVYALCEGDIMLDDEKLPTVARIHNGCQMEEDVFTPLEQDGYVTLILDRHHANFQTATEVVESVRRSFSDENEEMVKAVNAANIVVQIPEQYRGEPVTFLADLLDINVYSPEPEARVVINPRSGSIVISGDVTIGEVVVSHKNVVIEITEQAKFEAIGDEQAPNARLQSLVTALDSLKVPAEDVIDIIQGIEANGKLHGQLIMK
- a CDS encoding rod-binding protein yields the protein MDINPSQLTAVKPLRVTSTGDEQKLEAARELKQAYGDFIGKSFFGQLMKSMRSTVGKPAYFDGGRAEEVFRGQLDQTLADHMTVASADKIADPMFRHQFPEHAELLRQAEEQAQDSLTDLTALQRR
- the flgN gene encoding flagellar export chaperone FlgN yields the protein MTESENATLPLESSWDAEVAALLERLSTAQSGLLSLLASKRALIMQKDHQALELLAPEEAALSAELAACHQQREGLLARAAREGLPGKTLTDACENLPNKAGKALSKPLAEARQRSELIRHECLAQWVIVQRTVLHLSQMLEIVATGGRTKPTYDNGASQSKTAMRASSGSLMDKAV